The genomic interval TGATAGATAATGATTGATTTTCATGATTATCAAGAATCTGATTCTTGTGGCCGGCCCATtctgtaattatattttagaattctTACCATGGTTTACCTTGGAATCGCTTACATTTTGGATTTTCTTATTGGAATCGGTGGATCAAAGGATTCATAGATTGACAGTGCTTTGTTCTTCTTCCCTGTGTTCTGATTTTGGATCTTCTGCGATGGAACTGTTGATAATCTTTGAAGGAACAGTTATATGTTTCGTCAATTGATTTCGTCTGTCTCTGTCTATTTATGATGTATAGTATGGAGGTTAAGGCATCCAGGAGATTCACATATCAACGAGAACGATCACTCTTTAATCCAGTTAATGAGCGAGCAGGAGGCAGAGTAGGAGGAGGATGGCCCACCAAGAAAGTACTAtgcgtttactttttagaaGGAAGGTGCAATCGTAACCCTTGTAGGTTTGCTCACACTGAATCACAAACCCTGCCTGTTAGTAACCATAAGAAGAGTCCACCCAGCTATAATTGTCCAAAGAATAATGTACGGGTTTCCAGTGGATCAGAAGAGGGAACTACCCATGTTCAAAATAGAGAAAACCCAGATCGTACTGTTCCTAATAAATCATCACTGGATTGTTCTACTGGAAGTGATGATTCTGGGAGTAAAAGAACTTTGGAGAGGACTACGCCGAAAAATGTGTGTTACCACTGGCTGTCGGGTAATTGTGTAAAAGGTGATGAATGCCGTTTTTGGCATTCATGGTTTTGTGGGGAGGGGTTCACAATGCTTGCAAAGCTTGAGGGGCACAAAAAGGTATGGTTGTGCTTAGAAACCTTTCTGGTTGTAAGTACAATTTACTGATGACTTTGGGCAATTTTTTATGACAGGCTGTAAGTGGAATTGCCCTTCCTTTGCGATCTGACAAGCTTTATTCAGGCAGCAGAGATGGAACAGTACAACTCTGGGACTGTCATACTGGTCAGTCTGCTAGTGTGATCAATCTTGGTGCTGAGGTTGGATCCTTGATTTGCGAGGGACCCTGGGTGTTTGTGGGCATGCCTAATGTTGTTAAGGTTAGCATATAGCTTAGTATATTTGTATATCTTTTCTTAAATTGACAATGGCCCTTTTTCATCTACAGCTCGTtaattttgtgttcaaaaGCTCATTTTGTATGTGTTGATGATTTTACAGGCATGGCACATTGAGTCGTCAGCTGAATTTAGCTTGGATGGACCAGTTGGTGAAGTCTATTCCATGGTTGTTGCTAATGAAATGCTTTTTGCTGGGGCACAGGTAACTAGAGctatttgattattatatgGAACTGACATACTTGCTGCCTTTTATATGTTGATTGCAAAGTCTTGGAATTTGTTAGTGTAACAAGCTTTCTGTCGATATTTACTAGGTATAATGGGTCATACATTTTGAAAATCACGGCTGATGATATCCCTTTCTAACTTATATGTTTACATCAATCTCCTGCATCATCTGTCTAGTCATTGCAGTATGcataaatgtttatttattttttgttggatATGGCAGGATGGTAATATTTTGGTCTGGAAAGGCATTCCCAACACTCAGAATCCCTTTCAACTGGCTGCATTATTGAAAGGCCACACGCGTCCTGTGACATGTTTAGCTGTTGGAGGCAAGAGGCTGTACTCTGGTTCCATGGATAATACGATAAGGGTAAGttagttaaatattttgcAAAAGTTAATCTATTGGAGACCTATGTAGTGCTACTGGGAAGTTCATATTAGGCACTGCTCTGTTGTCTTACTGGAAGTTCATAGttattcttattcttaacTTCTATTCTTGCATAAAAGTGGTAACTTTTATTTGTACTTCTTTTATATGTGATCAACCTAACCCTTTGTTTTGCTCTATATGTCTCCACCAGGTTTGGGACCTTGACACTTTGGAGGCTGTAATGACATTGAATGGTCATACTGATGCACCGATGTCTCTTCTTTGTTGGGATCAGTATTTGCTATCATGTTCATTGGACAACACAATAAAAGTTTGGATTATGACTGAAGAAGGCAACTTGGAAGTTGCCTATACACATAACGAAGATCATGTATGTTGAATTTCTTTAGCtattatatatctatatatatattcctttGTTTATTTGCTTGCCAAAATGGAAAATCCTGCTGGCTGTATAATGTAATGTGCAATGCTGTTAATAtgctaaatgaaaataatgcgGACTGATGCAGTGTCGTTGATGGGATTGATTTTTATGCCCTTGAATCGTTTTGGCACCTTTATTCTACTTGAACTGTTTTCTAGTCTGTTCATTGTATGTATGCATTTGAGTATTTCTGTTGCTGTGCAGTAGGAGGGGAAGATGATGCAGCAGCCCcgtctttgaaaaatatatttgatctTTGCTTCATTGAATgccattttttattgtgttatcTAATAATAGTTATACCTCTCCCACTTTATTGCATCAACTTTGTGCTCTGAAAGTGCATGCACGCATCCTACATGTCGTCGGTGCCACtgttttattgattattttcatttgcttGTTCCAGGGTGTGCTTGCTCTTGGTGGGCTGAATGATCCAGATGGTAATCCAGTTCTGATTTGCTCTTGTAATGACGATTCTGTTCACCTATATGAGCTGCCATCGTGAGTGTCTCAATCTGTCCTTAAATCAATTCGGCTGAAGTTTATTTCTCCCTATGCTTCTGTTTAACGAAATTGAGCTCCTTTGTGCCAGGTTTATGGAGAGGGGAAGGATATTTTCCAGACGTGAAGTTAGAGTAATCGAAACAGGACCTGATGGTCTGTTTTTCACTGGTGATGGAACTGGGATGTTGAGTGTTTGGAAAATTTTGGCAAAGCCGAACGCGGAGATGGCatgaattatatatgtattattgAAACTGCGTGATTGGCACGTGATTTAGCCAAATTGGTCAATAAATTGTacataataaatgttaaaaattttggTTATTGCATCAAATAATGaagttttctatttaaataaaatttcttcattttcattatatttatttgcaACATATTTGATGATAGTAATGATTAATGGTAAAAAGATTGACACCCAAACCTATAAATAAAGcctttttgggaaaaaaatatgatttgaGCTTCGAAATTTGTTTTAGGCAAAGAATTCTCATATTGATAAGGTTGGGTAAAATCGGATTCGGAGGAAAAAAATGATCCGACAAGCAATCCGAAATCCAGATCGGACTAATTCGAATATGGATAGCTCGGATCAAATCAGACCACTTGCAAATTGCaatacaaaattcaaatcgGCTTTGTTTTCTCCGCATTTGTTGGTTTATTCGTCTATCAGTGATTTGAAAGGACAGATATTACTCATCAACTATCACTTATCAGGAAAAAATTATAGTGTAACTGTGATACCGTatcataattatattcaatcgttaaattttaatagaccATACTCATTCAAGTGGATCCAACAATTAAATACAACTGTAACATGATAACACAGTTGCATCGTAATTGAACTCCACTTATCATACTAAAGAACAATCAAAAGCTTGAAACCAATTTGATAGTTTTTACTGTGTCgccaaataaatatatattcaaagaTCGAAAGGATAATTAGGTTTAGGTTTATCTGAATTAGATCCAAACCTGATCATTTTGGGATTGGATCGGATATTTTACCCAACCCTCTACTTGAATGTAGTTTTTAGTAGTACAAGAAACCTACCCAAAGTCGGAAGAATCACAGTATcgatcaataaataattaatccaGTTTCATTGTTGCCAAAAATTGAAGCTTATAAAAGAACTTGGGGAAGATCTAAAGCTTCTTTTTTGCACGTTAACATTTGGCTTGCTGCTTCCATTGCTCGACATTGCGGCGGCACTCACCGTGGGCGGCGCCTGCCGCCGGCTTGCTCCATAACTGGCGCTTCACCGCGTACGCGCGAATCCTGCAACTTGCTTGCGTGCAACTAGTTGGAAGGTACTTGGTCTCTCTAATCTCTACTGAaataaacttttctttttctgattAAATTCAGTCTAAGTGGAttgaaaatgaacaaaaaaaaaaaaaattagtttattgtTGAGTTTCGATTGCTCTTCTATAACAATCCAGAACTTTTTTGATTGCTGATAAATTgcgattaattttttttaaaagagaagCAATAAAATACTTAGATTGAttgttaattttagattttgctTTTGAGTTTAAATGATGAATAACTAAGTTTAAATTTTCAgttattattacattatttgcaaatattttcaaatttacatCAATAGTGCTATGTAGATTTGGTTTTAATATGttgattgttaattttttatgttgatgagGTAGAGTTCAAAGAGGGAAGCAGAAATGTTGCAATAAAATCACATGTGGTGGATTTTGATTAATACTTTTGCCAATTTTTCGTGTTTTGGCTAGTGAATCTGTGCTGAAATTGTGGTGTTTTTGTGATAAGagtttttgtattattaattcttatattttgggtttttactaattattatatgcaaaaattgatcaaatctcaCTCACACAAAATGGACCCGATTGCAATTTGACACTAATCAATGTTCAAACAGCATTAATTCACTGAAGGAAAATAGAGATTGATGAGTTTGACAGAGAGTTGTAGAAATGAACTCCGGACTGCCATTAGTCAACTCAACGGCAGATGACTTTACTCTGCTGCCAAATGGTactaaaaccctaaacccccaatgacttcattttcttattatcgTTATCATTTTTTGatactttaattattgtttttaaggTCATTCTTCGTTTATATGAAGTACTAAATTGGTttgcattttgtttattgaagCGAAAAAGGGAGTTTTCAAAATGCCAAGTAGATACTAcctaaatatttgatattggctgtttcttttatcattatgTCTCCAGTTATTAACAATTAGCTTGTGGGTGCTGTGTTTCTGTAATAAATGATAACGCTACAGTGTTGATGCTCCATTGGTGAATGTTTagggagaaaaaataaatcaaatatcGAGTTTAGTGTTTTGCATGTTCtcttaaaatttgagaatgTGGAAATCAATTTGAGCTAAATGATTGAATCGTGCTCATTTCGAATGAGTAACCAAAGTCTGGAAATACTTACTAGTTTAAGTTTGCCATTTGATTTTAGTATCAATGAGTATTCTTGGGCCATTATATATTCAGGGCAGCAGAACAGCTGGTGGGAATCAAGCAAAACCGTGCAAAATATACTCCTTCAAACACCAGATTCCAGCGTGGAAGCTCAAGCATATGCAGAAGGTTCCGCACAAATGAGATAAGTTCAACACCAGTGGCTGGTGTCTCTTATGTGTCCACTCCTGTGATGGAGGAGGATGAAGTGGTGGATAGTGACTTTTACCTTTTGGCAAAGTCGTACTTTGATTGTCGAGAGTACAGGAGGGCTGCTCATGTCCTCCGTGATCAAACTGGAAAGAAATCGGTGTTTTTGCGCTGTTATGCACTTTATCTGGTTTGCTacattctcttctttttttcttgttctttattattcCATGGTTCTGATTAGGTGGTAACAAGTGATGATACATAAGGAATTTGGATCATACATTTCAAGTGACTATTGCAACAAAATGAAGTTTGGGGGAACAAGAATATCATGGATTTTTGTCCCTCTTGTATTGGCACTTCATTCTTGTGTTACCCCCTTAAGCCCCTTATCCAAGCAATTTGGAATCAAAAGAATGctctttgaaattttttctgCCTGAATTCCAAATTCTCCACACTGACTTTTCCTCATTACTacctattattttaattcccTCTTGTTAGATAATTAATACACTTGAGCTGCACTTGATtcttttgaatgattttccaTTTCTAATGAAGCTGAAGTCTGGGTTTGTTTTCAGAAATTTTGGATGTGCTTAATCCTAGGTGTTAAGATCTTTTTCTGCGTTTCTTTGGCTGCTCCCTTTTATACTTAGTGTACTATGGTTTCCACATCTTTCTTGGTGTTTTGGAATATTATTGTgtaatgaaacaaaaacagaaacaaTTAGGACGAGAAACTTTATGGAGGAAACCGTCTTCACtatatttagaattttgcAAAGAGACCATAAAACCTTTATCACAATTCATGCCATGATTTgtgaattaatgattaatacAAAGTTATTGGTTGATTCTGATAATGAAATGTATAAAGACAATGTAAGTGCTAGTAATTTGGATAAAGTTAAAAAGATATTAATCATCAATAGAAGAGACTTAATCTTATGTTTGCGGCTTATATTCATAATACATCACTTTGTTGCTTACAG from Citrus sinensis cultivar Valencia sweet orange chromosome 9, DVS_A1.0, whole genome shotgun sequence carries:
- the LOC102613916 gene encoding zinc finger CCCH domain-containing protein 48-like isoform X1, which produces MMYSMEVKASRRFTYQRERSLFNPVNERAGGRVGGGWPTKKVLCVYFLEGRCNRNPCRFAHTESQTLPVSNHKKSPPSYNCPKNNVRVSSGSEEGTTHVQNRENPDRTVPNKSSLDCSTGSDDSGSKRTLERTTPKNVCYHWLSGNCVKGDECRFWHSWFCGEGFTMLAKLEGHKKAVSGIALPLRSDKLYSGSRDGTVQLWDCHTGQSASVINLGAEVGSLICEGPWVFVGMPNVVKAWHIESSAEFSLDGPVGEVYSMVVANEMLFAGAQDGNILVWKGIPNTQNPFQLAALLKGHTRPVTCLAVGGKRLYSGSMDNTIRVWDLDTLEAVMTLNGHTDAPMSLLCWDQYLLSCSLDNTIKVWIMTEEGNLEVAYTHNEDHGVLALGGLNDPDGNPVLICSCNDDSVHLYELPSFMERGRIFSRREVRVIETGPDGLFFTGDGTGMLSVWKILAKPNAEMA
- the LOC102613916 gene encoding zinc finger CCCH domain-containing protein 48-like isoform X2; the encoded protein is MEVKASRRFTYQRERSLFNPVNERAGGRVGGGWPTKKVLCVYFLEGRCNRNPCRFAHTESQTLPVSNHKKSPPSYNCPKNNVRVSSGSEEGTTHVQNRENPDRTVPNKSSLDCSTGSDDSGSKRTLERTTPKNVCYHWLSGNCVKGDECRFWHSWFCGEGFTMLAKLEGHKKAVSGIALPLRSDKLYSGSRDGTVQLWDCHTGQSASVINLGAEVGSLICEGPWVFVGMPNVVKAWHIESSAEFSLDGPVGEVYSMVVANEMLFAGAQDGNILVWKGIPNTQNPFQLAALLKGHTRPVTCLAVGGKRLYSGSMDNTIRVWDLDTLEAVMTLNGHTDAPMSLLCWDQYLLSCSLDNTIKVWIMTEEGNLEVAYTHNEDHGVLALGGLNDPDGNPVLICSCNDDSVHLYELPSFMERGRIFSRREVRVIETGPDGLFFTGDGTGMLSVWKILAKPNAEMA